A single Osmerus mordax isolate fOsmMor3 chromosome 7, fOsmMor3.pri, whole genome shotgun sequence DNA region contains:
- the LOC136945963 gene encoding specifically androgen-regulated gene protein-like translates to MPKSDMWPGGIAMESLINMDGAGSCDSVVGMNSGFSDDSLEHLSAEERACLLFLEETIEALEMEEDRGLANDGSLAETFPPSITPMVQTSLNNPSNFQHDENCNVSKPLLLANDCPSPLSRAPGGDSEPKTDVALQAKTVVIPTDPKAEAPGKIAAQGQSSSPHPAGTVPAPASIQDLATKLHNSELAADLKTLELTANTKEPDGKSAPDLPGQLNTSGNPSPVSGSDPKASPPATLDGMMDSSLGRREVESNLKTIPADSKLGKGNFNAPGPNLDLALIPPPSDFRDEPESELEQGTAGPEPEKKTESTAPTDPSARGPLTYSELDQLRTKASMKRAPPASPVTPDPPSKFTIDLPGSTITPPSTETLACPVSEAAEPRSPPAVAPKPKRLPSNIILKSHKAAMVNPDGHHASSNLTPSDKVMMDPQKVRREALQKLGLLKSQHVDSGPLRGQAHLPKSKSSSSGLFSPAPTPASTSASALATLQSSMLNLAPTLAQSTAPTLAPTPNPAPTPAPIPRPTLDPTPAPAPSTVPTPAPTPTLDPNPAPNTAPNPAPTTAPNTAPTPAPNPAPTPAPNKTPAPITDLDTAQPNPAPAPALAPVVPAPDANSVPAPDGNPDSTSSTSVPAPTFPTAPNQAPTTTPAPIPVQAPTQDTTSVPTPAPVPASAISLVPVLIPAPAAFTDHDEHLHSLPELTVFDSPKMSAGVKSVTLERSGIGLSSYIASQASGEVHHDTTADLSPSHLRNFRPRPASLGSGKDFVQAGALQSDTMRSLHMASVLEPSEDQKLPRSSGISVLICPRGENGFDRREALKKLGLLRN, encoded by the exons ATGCCGAAGAGTGACATGTGGCCGGGTGGCATTGCCATGGAATCCTTAATCAATATGGACGGTGCTGGTAGCTGTGATAGTGTGGTCGGCATGAACTCTGGCTTT AGTGACGACAGTCTGGAGCATCTGTCAGCTGAGGAGCGTGCTTGTCTCTTGTTTTTGGAGGAGACCATAGAGGctctggagatggaggaggacagaggcctGGCCAATGATGGCAGCCTGGCAGAAACATTTCCACCCAGTATCACCCCCATGGTCCAGACCAGCCTAAACA ATCCATCCAATTTCCAGCATGATGAAAACTGTAATGTGTCTAAGCCATTGCTACTGGCCAATGACTGTCCCAGCCCACTGTCCAGAGCTCCAGGTGGTGACAGTGAGCCCAAAACTGATGTAGCCCTACAAGCTAAAACAGTAGTAATACCAACAGACCCTAAAGCTGAGGCCCCTGGGAAAATTGCTGCCCAGGGCCAAAGCTCATCTCCACATCCAGCTGGTACAGTCCCAGCTCCAGCTTCAATTCAAGACCTAGCCACTAAGCTCCATAACTCAGAGTTGGCTGCTGACTTGAAGACACTTGAGTTGACCGCAAACACCAAAGAACCTGATGGGAAATCTGCCCCTGACTTACCTGGACAGCTAAACACTTCTGGAAACCCCTCACCAGTTTCTGGGTCTGACCCCAAAGCATCCCCTCCAGCTACCCTAGATGGCATGATGGATTCATCCTTAGGTAGGAGGGAGGTTGAGAGCAATCTTAAGACCATCCCTGCAGACAGCAAGTTAGGCAAAGGTAACTTCAATGCCCCTGGACCTAACCTGGACCTAGCActgatccctcctccctcagattTCAGGGATGAGCCAGAATCAGAACTGGAACAAGGTACAGCTGGGCCAGAGCCAGAGAAAAAGACTGAATCTACTGCACCCACAGACCCCTCTGCCCGGGGGCCTCTCACCTACAGCGAACTGGATCAACTCCGTACGAAGGCCTCCATGAAGAGAGCTCCACCGGCCTCCCCAGTAACCCCGGATCCCCCTTCCAAATTCACAATTGACCTTCCTGGCAGCACCATCACACCCCCTTCCACAGAAACCCTCGCCTGCCCTGTTTCTGAGGCTGCAGAGCCCCGAAGCCCCCCAGCTGTAGCGCCTAAACCCAAGAGGCTTCCCTCCAACATCATACTCAAGTCCCACAAGGCCGCAATGGTGAATCCTGATGGTCACCATGCCTCTTCTAACCTCACTCCCAGTGACAAGGTGATGATGGACCCCCAGAAGGTTCGAAGAGAGGCCTTACAGAAGCTGGGCCTCCTCAAGAGTCAACATGTAGACTCTGGTCCCCTCCGAGGCCAAGCACATTTACCTAAATCCAAGAGTTCATCTTCTGGGCTTTTTTCTCCAGCACCTACCCCTGCATCAACAAGTGCTTCCGCCCTAGCCACATTGCAATCTTCGATGTTAAACCTAGCGCCAACCCTAGCTCAAAGCACAGCCCCAACCCTAGCCCCAACACCaaacccagccccaaccccagccccaataCCAAGACCAACCCTagacccaaccccagccccagccccaagcacagtcccaaccccagccccaacacccaCCCTAGACCCAAACCCCGCCCCAAACACAGCCCCAAACCCAGCCCCAACCACAGCCCCAAACactgccccaaccccagccccaaacccagccccaaccccagcaccaAACAAAACCCCAGCCCCAATCACAGATTTAGACACAGCCCAACCTaacccagctcctgcccctgctTTAGCCCCAGTTGTCCCTGCTCCTGATGCAAACTCAGTACCTGCTCCTGATGGAAACCCAGACTCCACTAGCTCAACTTCAGTACCAGCTCCTACTTTTCCTACTGCTCCAAACCAAGCCCCAACCACTACCCCAGCTCCTATCCCAGTCCAAGCCCCTACCCAAGACACCACATCAGTCCCAacccctgctcctgtccctgcctCAGCTATTAGCTTGGTTCCTGTCTTAATTCCAGCCCCTGCTGCCTTCACCGACCATGACGAACATCTCCACTCACTTCCTGAACTAACTGTTTTTGATTCACCCAAAATGTCCGCAGGGGTCAAATCAGTCACCCTGGAGCGTTCAGGCATTGGCCTGAGCAGTTACATTGCCAGCCAAGCCTCAGGTGAAGTTCACCATGATACCACAGCAGACCTCAGTCCTAGCCACCTGCGTAATTTCAGGCCCCGGCCTGCTTCCCTCGGTAGTGGGAAAGACTTTGTTCAGGCGGGGGCCTTGCAGTCAGACACCATGAGATCTTTGCACATGGCTTCTGTCCTAGAACCTTCTGAAGACCAGAAGTTGCCCCGCTCCAGTGGCATCAGTGTGCTGATCTGCCCCCGTGGTGAGAATGGATTTGACCGGCGTGAGGCCCTGAAGAAACTGGGACTGCTCAGGAACTGA